The Gloeobacter morelensis MG652769 genome contains the following window.
CGGTATACGGACTGGTGACCAATGGCGACGGTTTTCGCTTTCTAAAACTGCTCAGAACTCCCGAATCGCAGTACAACCTTTCTGAAGATTTTTCGCTGTTTTCCTATAGGCGCAATGAGCTACACGATGTGCTGCGCATCCTCAAGCGCATCGGCGGTCTAATCGCCGAGGGCGGCGTTTAACCGAGTTTCCGTTTGAGCATGCCACCCACCAGCGCGATGGCAACCACATCGAAGGCAAACAGCACCAGCACGCAACCAATCAGGCTCAGCGAACCCCAGGGAGCCTGCAAAACCGGATCGCTAAACGACCAGTTGCTGTGCAAAAACAGATGCCGGATGGGTTCGATGGCGTAGGTGAGCGGGTTGGCGCTTGCCACTAACTGCAGCCATAGGGGCATGAAGGACATCGGCGCCAGGGCGGTGCTGGCGAAGATCACTGGCAGGTTGATGACGAAGATGGCCGCCAGCATCTCAATGTGGCCGGGCAGCACGAAGGCCAGCCCCAGGCTCAAAGCGGCGATGCCGAAGACCAACAGCGTCACCACCAAAGCGACGATGAGCGCCCCTTCGAGGCCGCCTGCAAACTGGGCGCCCATCAAAAAGCTCACCGCACCGATGGCCGCCGCCTGCACCAGCGTCGTGCTCACAATAAACAATGCCGAGGCGAAGATAATCGAGGTGCGCGAGACCAGGGGGGCGACCAGCAGGCGGTTGAGAAAACCGAATTCGCGGTCGAATATGAGGGGCACCCCGGCGTTGAGGGCGCCGCCGAAGGCGGCAAAGACAATGATCCCCGCCGCCAGAAACTGGATGTAGCCTCCCTCGATGCCGAAGGTACCCCGGGGGGCCTGGGCAAACAGGGCACTGAACAGCATCAGCCACAGAAGCGACTGGATGATGCTGCCCACAAAAGCTGAGGGTCGCCGCCCCAACTGGATAAACAGCCGCCGCGCCAGGGCCAGCGTCTCCTGGCGAAACTGGGCGAAAGAACCCGTCCTGGCGCGCTGCGGGTGACGCAGCGGGAGCGAAGCGGAATGATCCGGAATGAACGAATTACCCATAGAAGCGACCGTCGAAAAGAGCCGTCGAGGGGACCCTCACTTGCGTTTTTTCTTGCCGCGGCTGCCGACGGCCAGGTCGGCGTCCTGGAGCGTCTGGCCGGTGGCGGCCAGGAAAACGTCGTCGAGGCTCGGACGCGCGAGGGCAACCCCGAAGAGCGGCAACCCCGAGCGGGTGAGTTCCTCGCGCAGGGTGGGCACCGTCGAGAGCGGATCGGCGGCGGCCACCACCAGGTAGAGGGCGTTGCCCTGGGCCTCGTTAATGATAACTTCCTTTACAAACGGGAGCGCACCCAGGAGCGCCGCCGCCTCGCGAGCCTCCGCCGCCGGAGAAAATTCGCGGATGCGCAGGGTGACCCGCTCGCCTCCCACCCGCTGCTTCAGTTCCTCGGGGGTACCCTCGGCGATGAGCCGGCCGCGATCGATGATCGCCACACGGGCCGCGAGCATGTCGATCTCTTCGAGGTAGTGGCTGGTGAGCAGAACCGTTACCCCCCGGCGGCGCAACTCGCGCAGGAAATTCCAGACCGCAAGGCGGCTCTGGATGTCGAGTCCCACGGTGGGCTCGTCGAGGACGAGCACCTTCGGGTTGTGCAGCAACCCGGCGGCTAAGTCCAGCCGCTTCATCAAACCGCCGGAGTAGGTCTTGATCCGCTCATCGGCCCGCTCGCTCAGATCTAACAGTTCGAGCATTTGAGCAATCTGTTCGCGGGCCGCCGCCCGGCTTAGATGATAAAGATCAGCCTGCAGTTGCAACAATTCACGGCCGGTGAGGATCTTATCGAGGGCAATTTCCTGGGCGACATAGCCCAACAGTTGGCGCACAGCGCGTGGATCGTCCGCCACCGAGATTCCCGCCACCTCAAGCCAACCCCGATCGGGGCGCTCCAGAGTGCACAGGCAGCGCAGCGTCGTGGTCTTGCCCGCACCGTTGGGGCCAAGTAAGCCATAAATCTGGCCGGGAGCCACCGTCAGCGACAAACCGTCCACGGCTTTGGTGGAGCCGTAGGACTTGTGCAAATCTTCAATTCGGATTGCCGCTTCCACCGTGAGCCTCCGAACCTTCTCAGGCAAACAGGAAGATGCTGTCGATACCCATCGCCACAAAAAGCAACATCAGATAAAAAATCGAGCGCTTAAACAGGGAGCGAGATTCCTTGCGGTCGTTGGGGGCTTTTAAAAGCCTGAAGGCCCCATGGGTAAGCCAGAGGCCCAAAGCACCGGCCGCAAGCAGGTATATCCAGCCCATTGTACCCAGCGGGTAGAGTACGAGGGTGACCGGTACCAGGACCAGGGTGTAAATAAAGATCTGCCGCGCGGTCGCCTCGTCGCCCGCCACCACCGGCAGCATCGGCACGCCCGCCTTGCGGTAGTCCTCGCGGATCATCATGGCGAGGGCCCAAAAGTGGGGCGGCGTCCACAGAAAGATGATGCCAAACAGCACCCAGGCCGACCAATCAAGGTCGCCGGTGACCGCAGCCCAGCCCACCAGCGGCGGAATTGCCCCCGCCGCGCCGCCGATGACGATGTTCTGGGTGGTGGTGCGCTTCAACCACAGGGTGTAGATAACCACATAGAAGCCGATGCCTGAGATGGCCAGCAAGGCGGCAAACAGGTTGGCGAAGGAGGCCAGCACGGCGAAGGAGGCCACTGCCAGGGCTGTAGCAAAGAGGGCCGCCTGCCAGGGCAGGATGCGCCCGGCCGGGATAGCCCGGCGGCGGGTGCGCTCCATGAGCAGGTCGATGTCGCGGTCGATCAGACAATTAAAGGCGTTGGCGGAACTCGCGGCGAGGGTACCCCCCAGCAGGGTGACCAGAAGCAACAGCGGCTCGACGTGGCCTTTGCCTGCGATCCACATCGCCCCGGCGGTCGTGATGAGCAGCAGCACCTGGATGCGCGGCTTGGTGAGCTGGTAGTAGTCGTTGAGGGCGGCACTCAGGCGCGGTACGCTGCGCTCGGCGCGGGAAAGAAGCGTTTCTTGCACGGGGTGTTGTCCTATGGATGCAGGCGGTCGGTGAAGCGGTGGGGCGCAGCCAGGGCGAGCGCAGCGAGGACGACCAGGCTGCCGAATAGAGCGGCGCCGACCGCCAAATGCGCCACCGTAAGGGCCGGTACGCTCAATTGCAACAGAAAGGTGCCGACTCCCAGGCCAATCTGGAGGGCGAGCAGGCCCAAGAGCACCAGGGCCATCGGCTTGAGGGGCTTCCAGCTGAACCAGGCGGCCACCAGGGTGGCGACGGTGGTCGGCAGCACCCCCCAGAGGTGGTTGTTCATGACCTCGCACAGCGCGGAACCTGCCAGGCACTGATGGAAGGCCCACTGCGAGGCGACCAGTCCTCCGAGAATGATCTGGCCGTAGCAGACCAGGGCGGCGGCGGCGGCGACCCAGCCCAGGGCGGCCGGCGGTCGGGTGAAGACCCGGTTCGGGATCAGGAGGGCCGCGCCGGCCAGCAGCACGCCGAAGTAGAGCATCGCCGTGCCCAGATGGGCGGTCACGATATCAAAGCGCAGGTACTCGGTGACCGTGAACGCCCCGAGCGCTCCTTGCACCAGCACCAACACCAGGGCGGCGGTGGCCAGACCCGGCAGCCAGCCGGGCAGTACCCGGCGGCGCCGCCAGGTGAGGACGCACAGCACCACGGTCAGCAGCCCCACCACCTGGGCCACCTGGCGGTGGAACCACTCCAGAAAAATAAATGGGTCCAGATGGGGCAGCACCTCGCCGTAGCACAGCGGCCAGTCCGGGCACGACAATCCTGCCCCCATCACCCGGGTGAGGCTACCCACGGCCATCAAGCCAAACGTCAGTCCAATCAGGGTGTACAAAAGCCGCTGTACCCAGACTCGGGTGCGGGTGAGCTGGGTTTGGGGAGCAGAATCTTGGATCACTATCCGCTGCGGCAGCGAAAGCTTGAATCGAAATTGAGCCATTTAATCGCGAAGCCCCTGCTTGTCGAACGCAGTGGATGCGTCTATCTCAACTTCCACAGTAATCAGCTGCCCCGGCCCGGCACAGGAGCTTTAGCCATTTTTTTAGAATCTTTTTTGCGAAGCGTTCCCCTATTGCAAGCCCGGCACGAGAAAGGTTCTGCGCGTTTGTTGAGACATGTAAAATTTTTCTGAGCGAATGCTCCATCACTGCGCCCGCCGGCACAGGGCACTGAGGAGTTGGGGAGTCGCCGGGTGCGGGGGATCGCAGTCTCGCCTCGCTTTGCAGAAGTTGAACGACATCGTGAAGAAAAGCCAAAAGGCCTTCGATTCCCAGAAGGTGGCAGATAGCCTTGTGATGGCGCAGTCGAAGGTACTGCCGATGTTTAAGGGATGATGCGACTGTGAGAATTCCAAGAATCACCCCCAATACAAGCCTTCTTGTTGTCAGCACTGTACTGATTGTGATTGCGAGCGTCTGGGCGGGGCAGACGGTGGGCTGGCTGATGCCGGCGGAAGCTTCTAAAGAAGCCGGGCAAATCGATGGTCTTTTCCGCTTTATGCTGATTATCGCCACCGGCATCTTCCTGGGCGTCCAGGGTGTGCTACTGTACTCGGCCTTCGTCTTCAAGCGGGCCAAAGACGACATGGGCGACGGTCCCAACATGCACGGCAACCTGCGCCTGGAGATCCTCTGGACGGCGATTCCGACGGCGCTGGTGCTTTATTTGTCGATCTACAGCTTTGAGGTCTTTCAGTTGTTGGGTGCCGGTTCGCCGATGGGCGGCGGTGCCCACCACGAAGATTCGGGGCTGCCGATTCGCTTTCAGGCGACCAACCCGGACCCGTCCGCCCCGCCGCCGCTGGTCATCGGTGTGGAAGCGGTGCAGTACGCCTGGATTTTTAGCTACCCCGGCAGCGACACGCAAGTCTCCGAGTTGCACTTGCCCATCGGCCAGCCGGTCCGGATGGACATGAAGTCCAATGACGTCATCCATGCCTTCTGGGTCCCCGAATTTCGCCTCAAGCAGGATGTGATTCCCGGACGCACCACCCAGGTGAGCTTCACCCCGACCAAAGCCGGCAAATACCAGCTGCGCTGCGCGGAGTTATGCGGCGCCTACCACGGCGGCATGGTCGTCGATGTGATTGTCGAAGATAAAAAGGACGTCGATGCGTGGCTCAAAAGCCAGGCGTCGCTGGGGACGAGCACCCGGGTGGCGCAACTGGCCGATCCGGCCGCCGCCTACGGGGCGACGAGCGGCACTACCGTGCTGCAATCCGAACAAACCCGCGCCCTCGTCGGGCACCTGCGCGCACAAGGACAGTAAGCAATGGTTGAAACCACCCAACAAAGTGTCGAGCAACGGCAGCCGGAGCCTCTGGGCGATTGGCGCTGCTACTTCAGCTTCTGTGTCGATCACAAGGTGATCGGCATCCAGTACCTGGTGACGACCTTTTTCTTCTACCTGCTGGGCGGCGCCCTGGCGATGGTCATCCGCGCCGAGCTGATGACCCCTGGGGCCGAACTGGATCGCTCGCTCTACAACGGCGTGTTTACCATCCACGCGACGATCATGATCTTTCTTTGGATCATTCCGACCCTGGCGGGCTTCGGCAACTTCCTGGTGCCTTTGATGATTGGTGCCCGGGACATGGCCTTTCCGCGGCTCAACGCCCTCAGTTTCTGGATGATTCCGCCCGGGGGGCTGCTTCTGCTTTCGAGCTTTTTTGTGCAAAGCGGAGCAGCCGGTGCCGGTTGGACCTCCTATCCACCCCTCAGCACCCAGCAGGTGCAGGTGGGCGACTTGTTGGTGACCAACTTCGGTCAGGTCATCTGGATTGCGAGCGTTGTCTTTTTGGGCACGTCATCGATCCTGGCAGCCCTCAACTTCATCGTCACGATCGTGGCGATGCGCACCGAGGGGATGGAGCTGTTTCGGATGCCGCTATTTTGCTGGGCGACGCTCACCGCCTCGTGCATCACGCTGCTGGGCACTCCGGTCCTGGCCGGGGCGGTGATTTTGCTCGCCTTTGATCTACTTTTGGGAACCGTCTTTTTCAACCCGACCGGCGGCGGCGACCCGGTGGTCTACCAGCACATGTTCTGGTTCTATTCCCACCCGGCGGTCTACATTATGGTCCTGCCGGCGATGGGGATCATCTCCGAGGTGCTGCCGGTCTTCTCGCGCAAACCGATCTTCGGCTACAAGGCGATCGCCATTTCGAGCATGGGTATTGCCGTGCTGGGCTTTCTGGTCTGGGCGCACCACATGTTCACCTCCGGTACCCCCGACTGGCTGCGCATGTTCTTCATGGTCACTTCGTTTTTGATCGCGGTACCCACCGGCATCAAGGTCTTCAGCTGGCTGGGCACGATCTGGGGCGGCAAGCTGGAACTGTCTTCGGCGATGCTCTTTGCCATGGGCTTTGTCTCGATGTTCGTCGTAGGCGGCCTGTCGGGCATCATGCTCGCCTCGGTGCCGGTGGATATCCACGTCCACGACACCTACTTCGTGGTCGCCCACCTGCACTACGTACTCTTTGGCGGCAGCGTCTTCGCCATCTATGCGGGGCTTTACTACTGGTTTCCAAAGATGACCGGGCGGCTGCTCAACGAGACCTGGGGCAAGATCCACTTCGCCCTCACCTTCATCGGTTTCAACCTGTGCTTCTTGCCGATGCACCAGTTGGGACTGCAGGGAATGCCCCGGCGCGTCGCCGAGTACGCCGAGCAGTTCCAGAGCCTCAACGTGCTGGTGAGTATCGGCGGCTTCCTGCTGGGTATCTCGACGTTGCCCTTTTTGTTCAATGCCATCTACAGCTGGCTGTGGGGACCGAAGGCCCCGGCCAATCCCTGGCGGGCTTTGACCTTGGAATGGACCACCGCCTCGCCGCCGCCGGTCGAGAACTTCGAGTACCTGCCGGTGGTCACCGCCGGTCCTTACGAGTACGGTACGGTCGGCTCCAGCCCCGAGGGCGACACGCCGACGGCCATCTCCCAACCTAAGTCCTGACGCTCCGGATAGACACAGATGCAATCACCGATCAGTTCCAACGACGCGGCGATGTCCCAGGCAATCGGCCATGGCGACGGCCACGGCCACGGCCACGGCGAGCACCCTGACCTGCGCATGCTCGGTTTCACGCTGTTTTTGATCTCGGAGGGGATGCTCTTCGTGGGCCTGTTCGTGGCCTACCTCACCTACCGGGCTGCCGCCCCGGCCTGGCCGCCGGCGGGCACCCCCGAACTGGAGAAGATTCTGCCTGCCATCTTCACGGTCATCCTGGTGGCCAGTTCCGGGGTGATCATGCTCGCTGAGCGCGCCCTCAAGCACGGCGACATGGGTCAGTTCCGGCTATTTTGGTTACTCACCACGGCGATGGGCACCATCTTCGTAGCCGGCCAGGCCTACGAGTGGATGCACCTCGAATTCGGCCTCAAAGACGGCCTGTTCGGCGGCACGTTCTATGTGCTCACCGGCTTCCACGGCATGCACGTGATCATCGGTCTGCTGTTGCAGGCGGTGGTCTTCTTCCGTTCGTTCAAGACCAACCACTACACCCCCGCAAGCCACTTTGGCGTTGGCGCCAGCTCGCTGTACTGGCACTTCGTAGACGTAGTCTGGATTTTCCTGTTCGCCCTGCTGTACATCATTTAGGCGAGCGGTCGGTTGTCCGTTTTGAGTCTGGGTACGGCTTGACTGTCCGTACCCAGTTTTTTGGGGAATAACTTGGTGCATTGCCCATCAACGCGGGTTGTCGGCCACAACAGTTGTCGGTGCTGGGCAATGTCACTCTTCGCCAGCCAACGGTTCGGGCAGCGGCTCCGGATCTGGCGAGAAGCCCTGGAAAGTGACGACCAACAGCGCCCCGGCCGCCAGACCCACCGCCAGATACAGGCCGCCCGCCAGCCACTCTTTAAAGATCAGTTTGCCGACGCCAAACAGCGCGCCGTAGACCAGCACCACACCGCACAGCCAGTTGAAGGCCAAAGGCCACAGCGAAGCGCCCGGAGCGGCTCCCAGCCGCTCGCGCACGACCCGCCAGCCCGGTCCTTCCGGGCGCACCCGCCGGTAAAAGCGCTCCAATACCGCCGGGGTCTCCGGTTGGGTCAGCAAAGTCACCGCCAGCCAGAAGAGCGTGGTGATCGCTACCGAAATTACCAACGAAAGGGCCAGATCGTTCGGGTCGTTGGTGTCAAGACGCATCTGCACCGGCAAAAAGTAGGTGAGCGCGACGTAGCTGGCCAGCGCACACAGCTGTGCCGCAATTTCCGACCAGGCGTTGATGCGCCACCAGTACCAGCGCAGCAAGTAGACAGGCCCAGTCCCGGCACCTAGAGCCAACAGCAACTGCCAGGCACCGCTAATCGAATCGATATTGAGCGTGGCGATCCCGGCAAGCACCATCACCAGCACCGTGGCGAGGCGCGAGACCTGGACATAATGGCTGTCGGACGCCTCGGGCCGCAAGAAGCGCTTGTAAAAGTCGTTGATGAGATAGGACGTGCCCCAGTTGAGGTGGGTCGAAATCGTCGACATGTAGGCGGCGGCGAAGGCGGCGAGCATCAATCCCCGCCAACCCGTGGGCAATACGTCGATCATCACCTTGATGTAGCCGGTCTCCGGGTCGGCCTTGGGTTCCGTCAGTCCCGGATAGAGCGCCATCGCCACCAGCGCTACTACAATCCACGGCCAGGGGCGCAACGCGTAGTGGGCAACGGTGAACCAGAGCGTCGCCAAGAGCGAATCGCGCTCGCTGCGCGCCGAGAAGACCCGCTGGGCCACATAGCCGCCGCCCCCCGGTTCCGCCCCCGGATACCACGACGCCCACCAGCCGACACTCAACAAGATCAAAAACGTGGCAACGGGCATCCAGGGCGAATCGACCGCCGGGATAAGGGCCAAAATCGGATCGGCGTCGCCGAAGCGGCCTGCCAGGGTGAGTTTGAGCCCGTCGATGCCCCCGACCGCCTCCAGTCCAAAAACCGCAAGGGCGATGCAGCCCACCATGGCGAGCACGAACTGAAAGGCGTCGGTGACCAGGATCCCCCACAGCCCGGAGAGGGTCGTGTAGAGAGCTGTAACCACAAAACACAAAACCACCGCCTGCCACTTGTCGACCCCCAAGGTCAACCCGAGGATCTTGACCATGGCGAGGGTGACCCAACCCATGATGATCGAGTTGATGGCAATTCCCAAATAGAGCGAGCGAAAGCCCCTGAGCAGCGCCGCCGGCTTGCCGCCGTAGCGCAACTCGGTAAATTCGATGTCGGTGAGTACCCCGGAGCGCCGCCAGAGGCGGGCAAAGAAAAAGACCGTGAGCATGCCGCCCATTGCGAAGCTCCACCACAGCCAGTTGGCCGCCACGCCGTTTTTGATCACCAGACCGGCGACGGCCAGCGGCGTGTCGGCGGCGAAGGTGGTGGCCACCATCGAGGTGCCCGCCAGCCACCAGGGCACGCTGCGCCCGGAGACAAAGTATTCACTGAGGTTCTTACCGGCCCGGCCGGTGAAGGCCACCCCGATGAGCAGCGAAACGAGAAAATAAACGGCAATAATCGCCCAGTCGATCCATTCCAGTTGCATAAACGGCACATCAAAACTGCAGACATATTACGGGCAAATGCACTGCCGGTGTGTTCACCGATACCTGCTGGCCGCTGCGATTGCTCCTGCAAGGGGCTACAGTGATCCCAGACGTTGCGAGGCAAGCGATGGGTCCAGCCTGGATCGCACTGTCGCTGGTCGTCTGGGCGGCGGTCGCGGTGTATCTGTTGTTTACGGGCATTCCCCTGGTGCAGGCGTTGCCCGCCATGCTGCTGGCCCTCTTGCTGTACGGGATCGGGGTGCTGTGGATCTGGTGGAAGGGCCCCAAGCTGCCACCTTCCAAAGACACTCCAAAGTAGAGCGCCGAATTTTTGCGGAGGTCATCGGATGGAGCTTCCCGTTCTGGTCATCGGCAACAAAAACTATTCCTCCTGGTCGCTGCGCCCCTGGCTCGCCCTCAAGCAGGCCGGTTTCGCCTTCGAGGAAGTGCGCATCAGCCTGGATAGTTCCGAAACCCGCGCCCAAATCCTGGCCTACTCCCCCTCCGGGAAGGTGCCGGTGCTCACCCACGGCAAGCTGCGCATCTGGGAATCGCTCGCTATCTGTGAGTATGTCGCTGAGCAATTGCCTGAAGCCGGGCTGTGGCCTGCGGATCCGGCGGTGCGGGCGGTGGCGCGGGCCGCCAGCTGCGAGATGCACGCCGGTTTTGCCGCCCTGCGCGCCGGGATGCCCATGGACACCCGCGCCCGCCACACCCATTGGCCGATGCCCCCTGCCGTCATGGACGACATCGACCGCATCGCCAACCTGTGGCGCCGTTGCCGCATGGAGTACGGCAACGGCGGCGACTTTTTGTTTGGTCGCTTCACGATCGCCGATGCGATGTACGCGCCGGTGGTCACCCGCTTTATCAGCTACGGCGTTCTGCTCGACGAAGACCTTGGACAGTACTGCGAAGCGCTGTTAGCCCTCGCCCCTTTCCAGCGGTGGCTAGAAGAAGCCCGCCGAGAGATCGAGACCATAGATATACCCCGACCCTGAGCTTGATGTCTTGCTTGAATGAAGCGTTCATCATTCATCCGCGCCAGGAAGGGCCGGTGCTCTACGACCAGTTTTTCGAGCTGTGCGCGCGGATGGGTTTTCGCCCCAAAGTGGTACGGGAGGCGACGACGCACCAGAACAGAATCGGCCTGGTGGTGGCGGGCATGGGCATCACGTTCCTGCCGGAGAGTCTGCAAGCGCAGGCCGGAAAACGCTTCGCCCATCCTCGGCCATTTTCTGGCGGTCACCAAAGCAGTTGCAGACCTGTAGCAATCCTTTAGAGCAGGTGTCAGGGGTGAAGGCGCACTTACTGAACCCCTGGCACCTGGTCAATCCCGCAATTGCGCAATCGCATCCTGCGTCGCCCGTGCCAGAGTCTGCTCACTCGCGCGGGGCAGGTAGAAGTAGCGCCCGCCCGCCTGGGTGGCCAGTTCTTTGGCAAAACCGGTGGAGACGAAGCGGTTTTCGGTGTCGATGACCAGCAACTTGAAACCGAGGGCGCCGATGCGGCCGGCGAGGGCGAGCAGTTCGGCTTTGATGTCGGGTTTGTCGTCCGTCGGCGGTTCGCCCAGGGAGCGGGCGAGGGGAATGTTGCCCCGGCCGTCGGTGATCGCCACGATGATTACCTGGCCGACGTCGCCGGCGCTCTGGGCGTTCACTCCCAGGCGGATCGCCTGGCTGAGGGCGTGGGCCAACGGCGATCCGCCGCCGCAGGGTAATGACTCCAGACGCCTGCGCGCCTGGGCGATCGAGCGGGTGGGCGGCAGCAACACGTCGGCTTTTTCACCGCGAAAGGGGACGAGCGCCACCTTGTCGCGGTTTTGATACGCCTCGGTGAGCAGCTTCAACACGGCACCTTTGGCCGAGCGCATCCGGTTGAGGGCCATCGAACCGCTCGCATCGACCACGAAGGTGATGAGCGCCCCGGCCTTGCGCGCCAGGCGCTTGGCGCGCACATCGGCCGCCTCG
Protein-coding sequences here:
- a CDS encoding ABC transporter permease, with product MGNSFIPDHSASLPLRHPQRARTGSFAQFRQETLALARRLFIQLGRRPSAFVGSIIQSLLWLMLFSALFAQAPRGTFGIEGGYIQFLAAGIIVFAAFGGALNAGVPLIFDREFGFLNRLLVAPLVSRTSIIFASALFIVSTTLVQAAAIGAVSFLMGAQFAGGLEGALIVALVVTLLVFGIAALSLGLAFVLPGHIEMLAAIFVINLPVIFASTALAPMSFMPLWLQLVASANPLTYAIEPIRHLFLHSNWSFSDPVLQAPWGSLSLIGCVLVLFAFDVVAIALVGGMLKRKLG
- a CDS encoding ABC transporter ATP-binding protein encodes the protein MEAAIRIEDLHKSYGSTKAVDGLSLTVAPGQIYGLLGPNGAGKTTTLRCLCTLERPDRGWLEVAGISVADDPRAVRQLLGYVAQEIALDKILTGRELLQLQADLYHLSRAAAREQIAQMLELLDLSERADERIKTYSGGLMKRLDLAAGLLHNPKVLVLDEPTVGLDIQSRLAVWNFLRELRRRGVTVLLTSHYLEEIDMLAARVAIIDRGRLIAEGTPEELKQRVGGERVTLRIREFSPAAEAREAAALLGALPFVKEVIINEAQGNALYLVVAAADPLSTVPTLREELTRSGLPLFGVALARPSLDDVFLAATGQTLQDADLAVGSRGKKKRK
- a CDS encoding heme o synthase, translated to MQETLLSRAERSVPRLSAALNDYYQLTKPRIQVLLLITTAGAMWIAGKGHVEPLLLLVTLLGGTLAASSANAFNCLIDRDIDLLMERTRRRAIPAGRILPWQAALFATALAVASFAVLASFANLFAALLAISGIGFYVVIYTLWLKRTTTQNIVIGGAAGAIPPLVGWAAVTGDLDWSAWVLFGIIFLWTPPHFWALAMMIREDYRKAGVPMLPVVAGDEATARQIFIYTLVLVPVTLVLYPLGTMGWIYLLAAGALGLWLTHGAFRLLKAPNDRKESRSLFKRSIFYLMLLFVAMGIDSIFLFA
- a CDS encoding COX15/CtaA family protein, producing MAQFRFKLSLPQRIVIQDSAPQTQLTRTRVWVQRLLYTLIGLTFGLMAVGSLTRVMGAGLSCPDWPLCYGEVLPHLDPFIFLEWFHRQVAQVVGLLTVVLCVLTWRRRRVLPGWLPGLATAALVLVLVQGALGAFTVTEYLRFDIVTAHLGTAMLYFGVLLAGAALLIPNRVFTRPPAALGWVAAAAALVCYGQIILGGLVASQWAFHQCLAGSALCEVMNNHLWGVLPTTVATLVAAWFSWKPLKPMALVLLGLLALQIGLGVGTFLLQLSVPALTVAHLAVGAALFGSLVVLAALALAAPHRFTDRLHP
- the coxB gene encoding cytochrome c oxidase subunit II, with translation MIASVWAGQTVGWLMPAEASKEAGQIDGLFRFMLIIATGIFLGVQGVLLYSAFVFKRAKDDMGDGPNMHGNLRLEILWTAIPTALVLYLSIYSFEVFQLLGAGSPMGGGAHHEDSGLPIRFQATNPDPSAPPPLVIGVEAVQYAWIFSYPGSDTQVSELHLPIGQPVRMDMKSNDVIHAFWVPEFRLKQDVIPGRTTQVSFTPTKAGKYQLRCAELCGAYHGGMVVDVIVEDKKDVDAWLKSQASLGTSTRVAQLADPAAAYGATSGTTVLQSEQTRALVGHLRAQGQ
- the ctaD gene encoding cytochrome c oxidase subunit I; this translates as MVETTQQSVEQRQPEPLGDWRCYFSFCVDHKVIGIQYLVTTFFFYLLGGALAMVIRAELMTPGAELDRSLYNGVFTIHATIMIFLWIIPTLAGFGNFLVPLMIGARDMAFPRLNALSFWMIPPGGLLLLSSFFVQSGAAGAGWTSYPPLSTQQVQVGDLLVTNFGQVIWIASVVFLGTSSILAALNFIVTIVAMRTEGMELFRMPLFCWATLTASCITLLGTPVLAGAVILLAFDLLLGTVFFNPTGGGDPVVYQHMFWFYSHPAVYIMVLPAMGIISEVLPVFSRKPIFGYKAIAISSMGIAVLGFLVWAHHMFTSGTPDWLRMFFMVTSFLIAVPTGIKVFSWLGTIWGGKLELSSAMLFAMGFVSMFVVGGLSGIMLASVPVDIHVHDTYFVVAHLHYVLFGGSVFAIYAGLYYWFPKMTGRLLNETWGKIHFALTFIGFNLCFLPMHQLGLQGMPRRVAEYAEQFQSLNVLVSIGGFLLGISTLPFLFNAIYSWLWGPKAPANPWRALTLEWTTASPPPVENFEYLPVVTAGPYEYGTVGSSPEGDTPTAISQPKS
- a CDS encoding cytochrome c oxidase subunit 3, which produces MQSPISSNDAAMSQAIGHGDGHGHGHGEHPDLRMLGFTLFLISEGMLFVGLFVAYLTYRAAAPAWPPAGTPELEKILPAIFTVILVASSGVIMLAERALKHGDMGQFRLFWLLTTAMGTIFVAGQAYEWMHLEFGLKDGLFGGTFYVLTGFHGMHVIIGLLLQAVVFFRSFKTNHYTPASHFGVGASSLYWHFVDVVWIFLFALLYII
- a CDS encoding sodium:solute symporter family protein encodes the protein MQLEWIDWAIIAVYFLVSLLIGVAFTGRAGKNLSEYFVSGRSVPWWLAGTSMVATTFAADTPLAVAGLVIKNGVAANWLWWSFAMGGMLTVFFFARLWRRSGVLTDIEFTELRYGGKPAALLRGFRSLYLGIAINSIIMGWVTLAMVKILGLTLGVDKWQAVVLCFVVTALYTTLSGLWGILVTDAFQFVLAMVGCIALAVFGLEAVGGIDGLKLTLAGRFGDADPILALIPAVDSPWMPVATFLILLSVGWWASWYPGAEPGGGGYVAQRVFSARSERDSLLATLWFTVAHYALRPWPWIVVALVAMALYPGLTEPKADPETGYIKVMIDVLPTGWRGLMLAAFAAAYMSTISTHLNWGTSYLINDFYKRFLRPEASDSHYVQVSRLATVLVMVLAGIATLNIDSISGAWQLLLALGAGTGPVYLLRWYWWRINAWSEIAAQLCALASYVALTYFLPVQMRLDTNDPNDLALSLVISVAITTLFWLAVTLLTQPETPAVLERFYRRVRPEGPGWRVVRERLGAAPGASLWPLAFNWLCGVVLVYGALFGVGKLIFKEWLAGGLYLAVGLAAGALLVVTFQGFSPDPEPLPEPLAGEE
- a CDS encoding glutathione S-transferase family protein, which gives rise to MELPVLVIGNKNYSSWSLRPWLALKQAGFAFEEVRISLDSSETRAQILAYSPSGKVPVLTHGKLRIWESLAICEYVAEQLPEAGLWPADPAVRAVARAASCEMHAGFAALRAGMPMDTRARHTHWPMPPAVMDDIDRIANLWRRCRMEYGNGGDFLFGRFTIADAMYAPVVTRFISYGVLLDEDLGQYCEALLALAPFQRWLEEARREIETIDIPRP
- a CDS encoding LysR substrate-binding domain-containing protein yields the protein MNEAFIIHPRQEGPVLYDQFFELCARMGFRPKVVREATTHQNRIGLVVAGMGITFLPESLQAQAGKRFAHPRPFSGGHQSSCRPVAIL